Proteins encoded by one window of Methanobacterium sp. CWC-01:
- a CDS encoding thiamine-phosphate synthase family protein, with protein sequence MELQDIQKALKIVESSPEFASLIPEVRSNLVMSKTSPRGVEDVAGVPGRITVINGMPKTCASPEYGVSSHMARLVLSIMKYDPEKRSAINMKYDSTLVEICQKLGLITSYYNREDEPPEIRDKEGGTIPWGVRNAVEKVHRVPDVIYHTGGWGKEPSLVLIGENPIEVVKTAICIAKLYKQYSNYD encoded by the coding sequence ATGGAGTTACAGGACATTCAAAAGGCATTGAAAATAGTGGAAAGTTCTCCAGAATTTGCATCACTGATCCCCGAAGTCAGGAGCAACCTGGTAATGAGTAAAACATCACCCAGGGGAGTTGAAGATGTGGCGGGAGTTCCCGGAAGAATAACTGTAATCAATGGAATGCCAAAAACATGTGCTAGTCCAGAATATGGTGTTTCCTCACACATGGCCCGCCTGGTCTTAAGTATAATGAAATATGATCCAGAGAAGCGCAGCGCCATTAACATGAAATACGACTCCACTTTAGTTGAGATTTGCCAGAAACTGGGATTAATCACATCTTATTACAATAGAGAAGATGAACCTCCGGAAATAAGAGATAAGGAAGGAGGAACCATTCCTTGGGGCGTTCGAAATGCAGTAGAAAAAGTCCACCGAGTTCCAGATGTCATATACCATACGGGTGGTTGGGGAAAAGAGCCATCCCTGGTTTTGATAGGTGAAAATCCCATAGAAGTAGTAAAAACTGCGATTTGTATCGCTAAACTCTATAAACAATATTCAAATTATGATTAG
- a CDS encoding SIS domain-containing protein: MEYEMYREMMEQPQSLRNTLKEEKSHLKEIASQFKKFDKVYLVGCGSSLSTCYSAKDAANMTFNNNMEVYTGYEFFYHKRIDNENAGVILTSQSGETADTLAAMRKAKEKGLYTVSITNEGDSSMMNESDDAVLTLCQRENAILGTKTYMTQLLCLYEIIFGMENSKASQNILKDLEKIPIVVEDLLKATEQDNRVLAENYKDQEIFYCLGSGPNYGLAYKLAMTMFMEGSLKHACPLYSGEFRHGLIERAEKDVPLVFLDAGYPGDEFTRKSIQFGEKIGTQNIVFRMQDYSDLNPLLSPFVLVVPLEWFIYYLAHYNGEDPGSTRHIGKVRY, translated from the coding sequence ATGGAATATGAAATGTATCGAGAAATGATGGAACAGCCCCAATCACTACGAAACACCCTTAAAGAGGAGAAATCCCATTTAAAAGAGATAGCAAGCCAGTTTAAGAAGTTTGATAAGGTTTATCTGGTAGGGTGTGGTAGCTCTCTTTCAACATGTTATTCTGCAAAAGACGCCGCAAACATGACTTTTAATAATAATATGGAAGTTTATACAGGTTACGAATTTTTTTATCATAAACGTATCGATAACGAAAATGCTGGAGTTATTTTAACCTCCCAATCCGGAGAAACTGCCGATACCCTGGCCGCCATGAGAAAGGCTAAGGAAAAAGGACTGTACACCGTTTCCATCACCAACGAAGGAGACAGTTCCATGATGAATGAATCTGATGATGCAGTGTTAACCTTGTGCCAAAGAGAAAATGCCATTCTGGGCACCAAGACTTATATGACCCAATTACTATGTCTCTATGAAATAATTTTTGGAATGGAAAATTCAAAAGCATCACAAAACATTTTAAAGGACTTGGAAAAGATTCCTATAGTAGTGGAAGATCTTCTAAAGGCCACTGAACAGGATAACCGTGTTCTGGCTGAAAATTACAAAGATCAGGAAATTTTTTACTGCCTCGGCAGTGGACCAAATTATGGACTTGCGTATAAATTGGCCATGACCATGTTCATGGAGGGTTCTCTGAAACACGCCTGTCCATTATATTCTGGAGAATTCCGACATGGATTAATCGAGAGAGCTGAAAAAGATGTCCCTCTAGTGTTCTTGGATGCAGGTTATCCTGGAGACGAGTTCACCCGGAAATCCATCCAGTTTGGAGAGAAGATCGGCACCCAAAATATAGTTTTCCGGATGCAGGATTATTCTGATTTAAACCCATTACTATCACCCTTCGTACTGGTTGTGCCCCTGGAATGGTTCATATACTATCTGGCCCACTATAATGGGGAAGATCCAGGCAGTACTCGCCATATAGGAAAGGTGAGATACTGA
- a CDS encoding Hsp20/alpha crystallin family protein, translating to MMRRRNMAEQMFSDMVDAIKEKQEELEKAIAEYKSSTPIKLSMDVTEDEENVTVVTDLPGVNKEDIKIDITEDTLTIDAKFEEETEEEGEDEGVMYHKKERSYGEANRTIVLPANIKMDEATAKFDNGVLTVVLPKLEKKEVFEVKVD from the coding sequence ATGATGCGAAGAAGGAACATGGCAGAGCAGATGTTTAGTGACATGGTGGATGCCATCAAAGAAAAACAAGAGGAACTGGAGAAGGCCATAGCGGAATATAAATCCAGCACTCCCATCAAGCTCAGCATGGACGTGACGGAAGACGAAGAAAATGTAACAGTAGTTACTGATCTTCCTGGAGTTAACAAGGAGGATATTAAAATTGATATCACCGAAGACACCCTGACCATTGATGCTAAATTCGAGGAAGAAACCGAAGAAGAAGGCGAAGATGAGGGAGTAATGTACCACAAGAAGGAACGAAGCTATGGTGAAGCAAATCGGACCATCGTTCTACCAGCCAACATCAAAATGGATGAAGCAACAGCCAAGTTTGATAATGGTGTTTTAACAGTGGTATTGCCTAAACTCGAGAAAAAAGAAGTTTTTGAGGTGAAGGTAGACTAA
- a CDS encoding NOG1 family protein — protein MFLPTIPTPDEVVDKAFRRAKKAAMKVRGSKIRGQEKSKRIEEVRVQTACQVIRETYEDILKKTPRIEELSEFYQDYIDVVVGVDQLKKSLGALRWASDLLEKLQGQYTSRIRRSPPENASKLRREAFGRIVSVVNRIGNELDFLNFAKQQLRNMPTVDTEATTAVIAGFPNVGKSTLLRRITSAEPEVANYPFTTKGIQIGHMERHWKKFQIIDTPGLLDRPVMDMNEIELQAMVALENLADLILFIFDPSLTSGYPLENQLNLYNEIGQLFKDITIFPVFNKMDLVEDEENVKYIREHINIREEPLLVAASDGSGVSRIIEILEEFDDAKKEHGRADV, from the coding sequence ATGTTTTTACCGACCATACCCACGCCAGATGAAGTGGTAGACAAGGCCTTTCGACGGGCTAAAAAGGCGGCTATGAAGGTCCGGGGCTCAAAAATACGTGGACAGGAAAAGTCCAAACGTATTGAGGAGGTTCGGGTTCAGACAGCCTGTCAAGTTATTAGAGAAACCTACGAGGACATACTAAAGAAAACTCCCCGAATTGAGGAACTATCTGAGTTCTACCAGGATTATATTGATGTTGTAGTAGGGGTGGATCAACTTAAAAAGTCTTTAGGGGCGTTAAGATGGGCTAGTGATCTTTTAGAAAAGCTTCAAGGCCAATATACCTCTAGAATAAGAAGATCACCTCCTGAAAATGCTTCTAAACTTAGGAGGGAAGCTTTTGGGCGTATAGTGTCCGTGGTTAACCGGATCGGGAATGAATTGGACTTTTTAAACTTTGCCAAGCAGCAACTCCGTAACATGCCCACGGTAGATACCGAGGCCACCACCGCCGTAATAGCAGGATTTCCAAATGTGGGGAAATCAACCCTCCTGCGTAGAATTACTTCTGCTGAGCCAGAGGTGGCCAATTACCCATTCACTACAAAAGGAATCCAGATAGGGCATATGGAACGTCATTGGAAGAAGTTCCAGATCATCGACACCCCCGGACTCCTGGATCGGCCGGTGATGGATATGAACGAAATCGAACTTCAGGCCATGGTGGCGCTGGAAAATTTGGCTGATTTGATACTTTTTATTTTTGACCCTTCCCTGACTTCTGGTTATCCCCTGGAAAACCAGTTGAATCTTTATAATGAGATTGGACAACTTTTTAAGGATATAACGATATTTCCTGTCTTTAATAAGATGGATCTTGTGGAAGATGAAGAAAATGTTAAGTACATTCGAGAACATATTAATATTAGAGAAGAACCGTTACTGGTGGCTGCTTCTGATGGAAGCGGCGTATCCAGGATTATAGAGATACTGGAGGAATTTGATGATGCGAAGAAGGAACATGGCAGAGCAGATGTTTAG
- a CDS encoding TIGR00296 family protein: MLTQTEGDFLLKLARTAIETYILEGQVLNVPESPSATLEENMGVFVTLHENGELRGCIGYPEPVKPLLNALIEVAIGAATGDPRFAPLNSHELKKIHVEVSVLTPPELIVTDKPLEYLEKINLGLDGLIIERGIFRGLLLPQVPVEWGWDKEEFLANTCLKAGMSPDCWLQEGVKIYSFQSQIFNE, translated from the coding sequence ATGCTCACCCAAACAGAGGGAGATTTCCTGCTTAAACTGGCCAGAACAGCCATAGAAACTTATATATTGGAGGGTCAGGTATTGAATGTTCCTGAATCTCCTTCAGCAACTCTTGAAGAGAATATGGGTGTTTTCGTTACTCTACACGAGAATGGTGAACTTAGGGGATGCATTGGTTACCCTGAACCAGTTAAACCGCTCTTAAACGCATTAATTGAGGTGGCTATTGGGGCTGCCACGGGTGATCCGCGATTTGCTCCTCTTAATTCCCATGAACTGAAAAAAATTCACGTGGAAGTTAGTGTACTTACGCCGCCAGAACTGATAGTTACTGATAAACCTTTAGAATACCTTGAAAAAATAAATCTAGGTCTTGATGGACTTATTATAGAAAGAGGTATATTTCGGGGACTTTTACTCCCCCAGGTGCCCGTAGAGTGGGGATGGGATAAAGAGGAATTTCTGGCTAACACTTGCCTGAAGGCGGGTATGTCTCCTGATTGCTGGCTGCAGGAAGGAGTTAAAATCTACAGCTTCCAGTCTCAGATATTCAACGAGTAA
- a CDS encoding TldD/PmbA family protein has translation MIGELDLDLLERTIHNLEKKADYADIRVAEAHNTVIVMKDGKVQEIRSGDDFGASIRVLNNGAWGFSYTTQLSQLESMAEVAFKLSGALESDVELADVKIAVDTVNSRAKIKPQDVSIDEKKEVMVEAEKAARLPKVVSSTVNYVEGEGTSYFLTSEGTSLVQEENRVAMFINAVAADAGVIQFGHKSMGGARGFEVIQKADIEKFGRTAASKAVRLLDASSPPSGRFPVLLDPELTGVFIHEALGHASEADLILQKDSILEGKMGTSIGSELVNIVDDASMDAFGYYAYDAEGVKTRENVLVKDGVLVSLLSSRETAAKLGLKPSGNSRSAVGDQPIVRMSNTYLKPGDMTFEELIEDMPHAIYLKGSRGGQVDTGKGIFQFNAAESFRIKNGEVTDALRDVSLSGRILEMLTKVDGVGSDFHMGVGFCGKSGQTAPVGDGGPHTRVSEAMVGGAD, from the coding sequence ATGATAGGAGAGTTGGATTTAGATCTTTTGGAGCGAACCATCCATAATCTTGAAAAAAAGGCAGATTATGCAGACATTCGAGTCGCTGAGGCGCATAATACTGTCATAGTTATGAAAGATGGAAAAGTTCAGGAAATACGATCCGGAGATGATTTTGGGGCTTCTATTCGTGTTTTAAATAATGGGGCGTGGGGTTTTTCTTACACTACTCAGTTATCCCAACTGGAATCTATGGCGGAGGTTGCATTTAAACTTTCAGGAGCATTAGAAAGTGATGTGGAATTGGCTGATGTGAAAATTGCCGTAGATACTGTTAATAGCCGTGCCAAGATTAAACCTCAGGATGTTTCAATTGATGAAAAGAAGGAAGTGATGGTGGAAGCAGAAAAGGCTGCGAGGCTGCCGAAGGTGGTAAGCAGCACAGTTAATTACGTGGAAGGTGAAGGAACTTCTTACTTTTTAACTTCAGAGGGAACTTCTTTGGTTCAGGAGGAAAACCGGGTGGCCATGTTTATTAATGCAGTGGCCGCTGATGCGGGGGTCATACAGTTTGGACATAAAAGTATGGGTGGAGCGCGAGGATTCGAGGTTATCCAGAAAGCGGATATAGAAAAATTTGGTAGAACAGCTGCTTCTAAGGCTGTAAGACTCCTTGATGCCAGTTCTCCGCCATCTGGAAGATTTCCCGTACTTCTTGATCCAGAATTAACTGGGGTATTCATCCACGAGGCCCTGGGCCATGCTTCCGAGGCCGACCTGATCCTGCAAAAGGATTCCATCTTGGAAGGAAAAATGGGAACTAGTATAGGTTCGGAACTGGTTAATATTGTCGATGATGCCAGTATGGATGCGTTTGGTTATTATGCTTATGATGCTGAGGGAGTTAAGACCAGAGAAAACGTTCTGGTCAAAGATGGTGTTCTGGTGTCACTTTTAAGTTCCAGGGAGACTGCCGCTAAGCTGGGTCTTAAGCCCAGTGGAAATTCTCGCTCTGCAGTTGGAGATCAACCCATAGTCCGTATGAGTAACACCTACTTGAAACCGGGGGATATGACTTTTGAAGAACTTATTGAGGATATGCCCCATGCCATATACCTTAAAGGCTCCCGGGGAGGCCAGGTGGATACGGGTAAGGGAATCTTTCAGTTCAACGCCGCTGAATCATTCCGCATAAAAAACGGAGAAGTAACCGATGCTTTAAGGGATGTGTCATTGTCCGGCAGAATACTGGAAATGCTTACCAAGGTTGATGGTGTAGGTTCTGATTTCCATATGGGGGTTGGATTCTGTGGTAAATCAGGACAGACCGCTCCAGTGGGGGATGGTGGACCTCACACCAGGGTTAGTGAAGCTATGGTAGGGGGTGCCGACTAA
- a CDS encoding homocysteine biosynthesis protein has translation MKTIEEINQKIKDGDALVVTAAEMTRIVRDIGAEKAAKEVDVVTTGTFGAMCSSGAFLNFGHSDPPIKMSRTFLNGVEAYSGIAAVDAYIGATQPHRDPKVGLEYGGSHLIEDLVRGNEVELLAEAYGTDCYPLKDIHTHFKLEDLNQAIMVNPRNSYQNYAAATNSTEETLHTYLGTLLPRMGNVTYSSAGELSPLLNDPFFKTIGLGSRIFLCGAEGYILGEGTQHNTEVERVNGVPVGSAGTLMLKGDLKKMDAEFLRGASMPEYGPTLYVGVGIPIPVLNSEIAQQTGISDEEIKCQVYDYGIPRRSRPAILETNYHDLKRGSVEINGQEIQTSPMSSYRKALQVAEKLKDWIEGGTFFLTQPVERVPSKGHTVKPLQIKRPSILVKDLQSREPITTTPQDNISDVARLMVDNNINHVPVVDKEGKLMGIVTSWDIAHAVAKEVLELTQVMTKKVIVAMEDEPVELIARRIDKYDISGVPIVDRDNLVKGMITAEDISRLVCSHQNKRGGSL, from the coding sequence ATGAAAACCATAGAGGAAATAAACCAAAAAATTAAAGATGGAGACGCACTGGTGGTCACTGCCGCTGAGATGACCCGTATTGTACGGGATATCGGCGCAGAAAAGGCTGCCAAAGAGGTGGACGTTGTTACAACTGGAACCTTTGGTGCGATGTGTTCCTCCGGTGCATTCCTGAACTTCGGTCACTCTGACCCTCCCATCAAAATGTCGCGTACCTTCTTAAATGGAGTGGAAGCCTATTCGGGTATAGCAGCGGTGGATGCTTATATTGGTGCCACCCAGCCCCATCGGGATCCTAAGGTGGGATTGGAATATGGAGGATCACACTTGATAGAGGACTTGGTGCGTGGTAATGAAGTGGAACTTCTGGCAGAAGCCTATGGAACCGACTGTTATCCCCTGAAAGATATTCACACCCACTTCAAACTGGAAGATTTAAACCAGGCCATAATGGTCAATCCTCGAAACTCTTACCAGAACTACGCTGCAGCCACCAACTCCACTGAAGAAACCCTGCACACTTACCTAGGTACCCTACTCCCTAGAATGGGTAATGTGACCTATTCCAGTGCCGGCGAACTAAGTCCCCTCCTTAACGACCCATTTTTTAAAACCATCGGTTTAGGAAGCCGTATTTTCCTTTGCGGAGCTGAAGGTTATATACTGGGAGAGGGAACCCAGCATAACACCGAGGTGGAAAGGGTGAATGGTGTGCCGGTGGGAAGTGCTGGTACTCTGATGCTAAAGGGAGATCTTAAAAAAATGGATGCAGAGTTTCTAAGAGGGGCCAGCATGCCTGAGTACGGTCCCACCCTGTACGTGGGAGTGGGCATACCTATACCGGTGCTTAATTCTGAAATAGCCCAACAAACTGGGATAAGTGATGAGGAAATTAAATGCCAGGTGTATGACTACGGAATACCTCGACGTAGTCGTCCAGCAATTCTGGAAACGAATTACCACGATCTTAAAAGGGGTTCAGTAGAAATAAATGGTCAAGAAATACAAACCTCACCCATGTCTTCCTACCGGAAAGCTTTACAAGTAGCCGAGAAGCTTAAGGACTGGATTGAAGGTGGAACATTCTTCTTAACCCAACCTGTGGAAAGAGTTCCATCTAAAGGCCATACTGTGAAGCCATTACAAATTAAACGTCCTTCCATCCTGGTTAAGGATTTACAGAGCAGAGAGCCCATCACCACTACTCCCCAGGATAACATAAGCGATGTGGCACGACTGATGGTGGATAACAACATCAACCATGTGCCAGTGGTGGACAAAGAGGGTAAATTAATGGGAATAGTTACATCATGGGACATAGCCCATGCCGTGGCCAAAGAAGTCCTGGAATTGACCCAAGTAATGACCAAAAAGGTAATCGTGGCCATGGAGGATGAGCCGGTGGAGTTAATAGCTCGCAGAATCGACAAGTATGATATTTCGGGGGTGCCCATTGTAGACCGGGATAACCTGGTTAAGGGGATGATCACCGCCGAGGATATATCCCGACTGGTATGTTCCCACCAGAACAAGAGAGGTGGATCCTTATGA
- a CDS encoding 4Fe-4S dicluster domain-containing protein, protein MKAWLNFSPEIVNQAVISDLIKNFDITFNILKANITPKGGEMLIEISGNQAQEGIKYLKEQGINLTPAKRVVKKDEEKCMDCGACVSLCPVDAISIDEDWKVELDDQKCIGCGFCSSSCPTRAIKLAD, encoded by the coding sequence ATGAAAGCATGGCTCAATTTTTCACCAGAAATCGTTAACCAGGCCGTTATATCAGACCTCATAAAAAATTTCGATATCACTTTCAACATACTAAAAGCCAATATCACTCCTAAGGGAGGAGAGATGCTTATTGAAATCAGTGGAAACCAGGCACAGGAAGGAATTAAATACTTGAAAGAACAGGGAATCAATCTGACCCCTGCCAAGCGAGTGGTTAAAAAAGATGAAGAAAAATGCATGGACTGCGGAGCCTGCGTCTCACTTTGTCCCGTGGATGCCATTAGCATTGATGAAGACTGGAAAGTGGAACTAGATGACCAAAAATGTATTGGTTGCGGATTTTGCAGCTCTTCATGCCCCACCAGGGCTATTAAACTGGCAGACTGA
- a CDS encoding DUF362 domain-containing protein, whose product MNNTISVSQCLTYDLETVRKAVNNSIDALGGLDSFLDKGDMVLLKPNLLQARPPEDMVTTHPQVLEAIIMAVKESGALPVVGDSPGGPAGNLQRYWKVSGMGAICRRHDVKILNFEKEGSYQKHRNNRDYYIAKPALDCDLLINIPKIKTHGLTTFTGAIKNMYGVVPGSTKVEYHKKAPKPSDFARLVVDIYALAWPGLHIVDGVVGMEGSGPSAGDPRDLGMILAGVDGVAMDSLICHILGREPLKIPTTRIAKEQGLGETDITKITVLGHIPEIKNFKWPPNLSQVLDLIPGNMATGLMKYLWIRPVIDPDRCNKCGKCVESCPTEAMRCGVYIPEFDYEECINCLCCMEMCPRKAVTLEKSLIYRLGSKFSKSLD is encoded by the coding sequence ATGAACAACACCATCTCCGTATCCCAATGTCTAACTTATGATTTAGAAACAGTAAGAAAGGCTGTTAATAATTCTATCGACGCTTTAGGTGGTCTAGACTCATTTCTAGATAAGGGAGACATGGTTCTACTCAAACCCAACCTTCTACAGGCACGTCCTCCTGAGGACATGGTCACTACCCATCCGCAAGTCTTGGAAGCCATCATCATGGCCGTGAAAGAATCGGGGGCCTTACCGGTGGTAGGTGATAGTCCAGGAGGTCCTGCTGGCAATCTTCAAAGGTACTGGAAAGTGAGTGGTATGGGAGCAATATGCAGACGTCATGATGTTAAAATTTTAAACTTCGAAAAGGAAGGTTCCTACCAGAAGCACAGGAACAACAGGGATTATTACATCGCTAAACCAGCTCTTGACTGTGATTTACTTATAAATATCCCTAAAATTAAGACTCATGGCCTTACTACATTTACCGGCGCGATAAAAAACATGTATGGAGTTGTTCCCGGTTCTACCAAGGTGGAATATCATAAAAAAGCTCCTAAACCCTCTGATTTTGCCAGGTTGGTTGTTGATATCTATGCCCTGGCTTGGCCAGGCCTTCATATTGTGGATGGTGTGGTGGGAATGGAGGGAAGTGGCCCTTCAGCTGGAGATCCCCGCGATCTGGGAATGATATTGGCTGGAGTGGATGGGGTGGCCATGGATAGTTTAATCTGCCATATCTTAGGTCGAGAACCACTAAAAATACCCACCACTCGTATTGCAAAAGAACAAGGACTGGGGGAAACAGATATAACAAAAATCACCGTTTTGGGTCATATTCCGGAAATTAAAAATTTTAAATGGCCTCCCAATCTTTCACAGGTACTGGATTTGATCCCTGGAAATATGGCCACAGGGTTGATGAAGTATTTATGGATCAGGCCGGTCATAGACCCGGATCGGTGTAATAAATGTGGTAAATGTGTGGAGAGTTGTCCTACTGAGGCCATGAGATGTGGTGTTTACATCCCTGAGTTTGATTATGAAGAGTGCATTAACTGCCTGTGCTGCATGGAGATGTGCCCTCGAAAGGCAGTTACTCTGGAGAAAAGTTTAATCTACCGTTTAGGTTCCAAATTTTCTAAATCATTGGATTGA
- a CDS encoding ATP-binding cassette domain-containing protein → MNVTETIEITYRYPDGTQALEKVNFKASKGEMVALLGPNGAGKSTLFLHFNGILRPTVGKVLVEESPLGYKKNDLMKVRQKVGIVFQNPDDQLFAPTVSEDVAFGPMNMGLDTEEVEKRVKDALEKVGMSGFEKKPPHHLSGGQKKRVAIAGILAMKPEIMVLDEPTSGLDPKGASQILRILYQLNQEGMSIVISTHDVDLVPLYASQVYIISEGRIIKEGTPQEVFSDVKTIRGANLRLPRIAHLMEILGKEDSLPFDKPYPLTIGEARRKIRDSFED, encoded by the coding sequence ATGAACGTCACTGAAACTATAGAAATCACTTATCGTTACCCTGATGGGACCCAGGCCCTGGAAAAGGTGAACTTCAAAGCTTCTAAGGGGGAGATGGTGGCATTATTAGGTCCCAATGGGGCCGGAAAGTCAACCCTATTTTTACATTTTAATGGCATCCTGAGACCTACTGTAGGTAAGGTGCTGGTGGAAGAAAGTCCCCTGGGCTATAAAAAAAATGATCTGATGAAAGTCAGGCAGAAGGTGGGAATAGTCTTTCAGAACCCTGATGACCAGCTATTTGCTCCTACCGTAAGTGAAGACGTGGCATTTGGTCCCATGAACATGGGTCTGGATACTGAAGAGGTAGAAAAACGGGTTAAGGATGCTTTGGAGAAGGTGGGTATGAGCGGTTTTGAGAAGAAACCACCTCACCATCTTAGTGGAGGTCAGAAAAAACGGGTGGCTATTGCGGGTATATTGGCCATGAAACCTGAAATAATGGTTTTGGATGAACCCACCAGTGGATTGGATCCTAAAGGAGCTTCCCAAATATTGCGTATTTTATACCAATTGAACCAGGAGGGTATGAGTATTGTCATATCCACCCACGATGTGGATTTGGTGCCTTTGTATGCTTCACAAGTATACATCATAAGTGAAGGTCGAATAATAAAGGAAGGAACCCCACAGGAAGTATTTTCTGATGTTAAAACTATTAGAGGGGCTAATTTAAGGCTGCCCCGAATAGCTCATCTCATGGAGATACTGGGAAAGGAAGACTCCCTCCCATTTGATAAACCTTATCCGCTGACCATTGGAGAGGCCAGAAGGAAAATACGGGATAGTTTTGAAGATTGA
- the cbiQ gene encoding cobalt ECF transporter T component CbiQ: protein MFEDNLDNYAHSNNLRDVNVYFKVLFAILTMLVSLVSTSPVVPFIIALFMSGLIIFKAKISWKFYLKFLMVPFSFAVLTFVFMAIFFGIGSHVLELGIFNLAVTDDGFNLGLLVFARILGGFTCLAFLALTTPMTELFSVLEFFKIPKIVLELAMLMYRYIFLFLDEAINMYHAQETRLGYSSLKKSVKSMGMLGSNLFIRTWLKGEQAYIAMESRCYDGSIKTLKQPDIRSIGTRNFVFLMFFEVILIIGVYFTGNYDLLIR from the coding sequence ATGTTTGAAGACAATCTGGATAACTATGCTCACTCCAACAACCTTAGAGATGTGAATGTCTACTTTAAGGTTTTATTTGCAATTTTAACCATGCTGGTAAGTTTAGTATCCACATCACCAGTGGTGCCCTTCATTATAGCTCTTTTTATGTCCGGTCTAATCATATTCAAAGCTAAAATTTCATGGAAATTTTATTTAAAATTTCTGATGGTTCCATTTTCTTTTGCAGTATTAACCTTTGTATTTATGGCCATATTCTTTGGAATTGGCAGCCACGTTCTGGAACTTGGAATATTTAATCTGGCAGTGACTGATGATGGTTTTAACCTGGGACTTCTTGTTTTTGCAAGAATTTTAGGGGGGTTCACATGTCTGGCATTTCTAGCCCTTACCACGCCAATGACTGAACTTTTTTCAGTACTGGAATTTTTTAAAATACCAAAAATAGTTTTGGAACTTGCCATGCTCATGTATCGATACATTTTCCTATTTTTGGATGAAGCAATTAATATGTACCACGCCCAGGAAACGCGTCTTGGTTATTCATCCCTTAAAAAATCGGTTAAATCCATGGGGATGCTGGGCAGTAACCTTTTCATAAGAACATGGCTGAAAGGAGAACAGGCATATATTGCAATGGAATCAAGGTGCTATGATGGTTCAATAAAAACATTGAAACAACCTGATATTAGAAGTATTGGCACCCGTAACTTTGTGTTTCTAATGTTTTTCGAAGTAATTCTTATCATTGGAGTATATTTCACGGGAAACTATGATCTTCTAATTCGGTAG
- a CDS encoding energy-coupling factor ABC transporter substrate-binding protein: protein MDKKPIILLALVAILVIIPFALYSGLGEDEGYFGGADGAAGEAIEETGYEPWFSSFWEPPSGEIESLLFALQAAIGAVIIGYVFGYYKGQDSEKNKKRGK, encoded by the coding sequence ATGGATAAAAAACCCATTATTCTACTAGCTTTGGTTGCAATACTCGTAATCATCCCCTTTGCCCTTTATAGTGGGCTGGGTGAAGATGAGGGTTATTTCGGTGGCGCTGATGGAGCAGCTGGAGAAGCTATTGAAGAAACAGGTTATGAGCCATGGTTCAGTTCATTCTGGGAACCACCCAGCGGTGAAATTGAAAGTCTTTTATTCGCATTGCAAGCAGCCATCGGAGCAGTTATAATAGGCTACGTTTTTGGATACTATAAAGGTCAAGACAGCGAAAAAAATAAAAAAAGAGGAAAATAG